Proteins encoded together in one Acidobacteriota bacterium window:
- a CDS encoding site-specific DNA-methyltransferase — protein sequence MLLTDPPYATTKLEWDQPVNWPLFWTDALRICKPKSPIVMFASGKFVNQLINTNPGHFRYELIWEKTIPVGFLDANRRPLRAHENILHFAQKFAGSQYNPQMVAGPVHTRGGKAGKRPRHYGGHNKIVDKMQTDLYHPRSVLKFARDPKSLHPTQKPLELMRWLVRTYSNRFDTILEPFAGSGSTLLAAALEGRRAIGIEKDRAFCDTIRRRLESDDRQ from the coding sequence TTGCTCCTGACCGATCCGCCGTATGCGACGACGAAGTTGGAATGGGATCAACCGGTTAATTGGCCTCTCTTCTGGACCGATGCGTTGCGAATTTGTAAACCCAAATCGCCGATCGTGATGTTCGCATCCGGGAAGTTCGTCAACCAACTCATTAACACGAATCCGGGGCATTTCCGGTATGAATTGATCTGGGAGAAAACCATTCCGGTCGGGTTCCTCGACGCCAACCGCCGGCCGTTGCGGGCTCACGAGAACATTTTACATTTTGCGCAGAAATTCGCCGGCAGCCAGTACAATCCGCAGATGGTCGCCGGACCAGTTCATACACGCGGCGGGAAAGCAGGAAAACGGCCACGACACTACGGCGGCCACAACAAGATAGTTGACAAAATGCAAACTGATTTATATCACCCGCGCAGCGTTCTCAAGTTCGCCCGAGATCCTAAATCGCTTCACCCGACCCAGAAGCCGCTGGAGCTGATGCGATGGCTAGTCCGAACATATTCGAACCGGTTCGACACAATCCTCGAACCGTTCGCCGGCTCCGGGTCCACGCTCCTAGCCGCCGCCCTCGAAGGCCGCCGCGCGATCGGAATTGAAAAGGATAGGGCCTTTTGTGATACGATTCGAAGGCGTTTAGAAAGTGACGATAGGCAATGA